The nucleotide sequence AGTAAGGCCTGTGAATACTAGTACCCCAATTACAGATATTGCAAATGATAGTGCAGAGCTTGCCATAAACATATTAACTACAGAAGCCAATAATATACCTATTACACCCATCATTAGGAATGACCCAAAAGCTGTCAGGTCTTTTTTAGTTGTATATCCATAAATACTCATCGCTCCAAAAACAGATGCAGTAACAAAGAATGTTCTAGCTATGCTTTCCCCAGTATAAGCTAAAAATATCGGAGCTAATGACAGACCCATCAAGGCAGAATAAGCCCAGAACACCAATTGAGCAGATTGAACAGACATAGTATGAATTTTAGCAGATAGGAAAAATACCATAAATAAAGGTGCCAGCATAACTACCCATCCTGTAAGAGAAAGGTTCATTCCTGTATTACTTTGTGTATATAACATGCTTAAAAATGCTTGAGAATTTCCAGCTACATAAGAGACCACACCAGTAATTGCTAGTGCTAGGGTCATGAAGTTAAAAATTTGTAGCATATAGGCACGTAAGCCTTCATCATATTTGACAGATGTTTCAGCAGATGCGTTGTATTTTGTGAAGTTCATTTTATACCTCTAAATTATAAGTTTATAACACGTATGTTGTTATTCTTGGAGCCAAGTATACTCAACTAAACTTTAAGTGTCAATTATATGTATTTCATATATGTGTTATAAGGTGCTATTTCAAGTGACATAATTAGTATTATATCAGCTATGCTCTATGCTCCTAGCTGTTATATTTAAGGAGCATAGTAGATTTTCTAAAATTTATACTCCATGCACTAGCTTGGCCAATTTCTTTTTATGTCTAGCTTCAGCGCTTAGCAGATATATTCCGGATCCTAAAATCAAGCAATAACCAATATTTGAACTAAAGTTTGGAATGGTTCCAAAGAAGCAATACCCTAATATTCCACCAAAGACTAATCTGGTATAGTCAAAGGGAACTACTACAGACATTTCTGCTATTTTTAATGACTGAAAATAGCAGGCAACATGCATAAAATGAAGCATTGCTGCACAGATAAGCAAACCAGTAAGTTGAGGAGTTAAAGTGGTGAACGGATTGACGTCATTAATCCATAAAATATCAATTCCACTTATAGTTTGTGTTTCCCAGCTGAATATTGCTGCAGGAAAAGATACTAATACAGATATTAATGATACGTAAAATAATTGAGTTCTATTTGATTCAGTTTTTCCTAAAGTTTTTACAATAGAGCTATTTATTGTCCAAAGTACAACTGCAGCCAGTATAATTAAGTAATTATAGTTAAATTCTGGAGCTTCTGATCCATCAAATAATGGTAAATTTAAACCATTGTCAGTGATCTCTATCAATGGGTATACAACAAATAGCATTCCAATACAGCTTAAGATTACAGTGGTTACCCTAATTTTGGAAAGCTTCTCATTAAAATATAATGCTCCGATAATCATTAATAAAACAGGTTCCATTTTATTAAGAGCAGTTGCGCTGGCTACACTTACCTTACTTAATCCATAAAAAAATAGCAAAGCAGCAAGTGTGCTAACAAAACCTCTAACTAAATGAAGTTTAAGTTTTTTAGTTTTAATGCAGCCAATGCCATCATATAAGACCCATGGAATAACAACAGCTAACACTAAGAATTTGTAGAAAAAAACTACCTGATTGGAAGCTATATTTTCGGTTAAATATTTTATTATGACATAAAGCATCGAGGTGGCGAATGCATTTACCAACATTAAAAAAATTCCGTTGGTGTTTTTATAGAGGTGATTTTTGGAAGACATATATTATCCCTAAAATTGAAGTTATAAAAAATGATATCAATAAAGGAAAATGAAAAAATTTAAAGTAGCCGCTACAGGGGCTTTTTCTAAACTAAATTTATGATATCAATTTAACGTAAAAGAAATTTATGTTCTAGTCAAGGGAGTTTATATTTTTAGATTTTTATTTAGTGAAATTCAATAACATTGTTTTCTAGTCCTAGTAAAGGTGCTTTATGTTGCCATTTCAAGGTAGTTGAACTTTAGCTTATTTATTTCTGTATTTAATCCTATGTGAACTGCTCCTCCTTTGGTTAAAGTACCGGCAATAATTTCATCAGCAAGAGATTGTTTGATTTTCTTGTCAATTATTCTTTCTAGTTCTCTGGCTCCTCTATATTTATCAAATCCTATGTCGGATAGATATTCTTTGGCAGTATCATCTACCGTAATAGTGATATCTTTTTCAGCTAGTTGTTCGGATAAATTAACAAAATATTGACTTATAATTTTATCTATTGCCTCTTCACTTAAAGGGCTAAATTCAATTATTGCATCTAAGCGATTGCGAAATTCTGGAGAAAAGGTACGATTGATGTGTTCATTACTCTCTTTACTATTGTTTACCATTTGCTTTAATTCGCTAAAGCCCATTTTATTTTTATTGAGTGATGCAGCTCCAGCATTAGTAGTTAGTATAACTATACTATTACAGAAATTTACAGCAATACCATTGCTATCAGTTAGTCTTCCATAGTCCATTAATTGCAAGAGAAGATTATGAATATCCGGATGAGCTTTTTCAATTTCATCAAGCAGCACAACAGAATGAGGATGTTTTCTTACTTTGTCTGTAAGCAGTCCGCCTTGATCAAAACCTACATATCCAGGAGGAGAGCCAATAAGACGAGAAACAGAATGCTTTTCCATATATTCTGACATATCAAAACGATGAAGTTCCATACTAAGAGCTTTTGCTAAAGCTTGAGATAGTCTTGTTTTTCCAACTCCGGTAGGACCTGAGAAAAGATAGCAGCCAATTGGTTTTGCGTGGTCACGTAGACCGGCTTTCTCGAGTTTTATAGCGTCTACAAGCTCTTCAATTGCTCTGTCTTGCCCAAATATTTGAGATCTTAATTCATCTTCAAGCCCCTGTATTGTTTCTGATTCATCTTTTGAAATAGTTTTTGGAGGTATATGAACGATTTTAGCAATAATATTTTCAATATCATTTTCAGTTACAGCCGCTTTATCATTTGGATTTTTTTTATTCAGTTTAATGCGCGCTCCAGCTTCGTCCATAACGTCTATAGCTTTATCTGGAAGTCTTTTATCATTTATATATCGATCTGATAATATGACGGCAGCTTCAATAGCATCGTCTTCATATTTAACATTATGGTGGTTTTCATAGAATGATTTTAGTCCTTTTAGCATTTCGATGGCTACTTTGTAAGATGGTTCATCAATCACAACCTTTTGAAATCTTCTCGCTAAGGCTGCATCTTTTTCAAAGTGGTTTTGATATTCTTTAAAAGTTGTGGAACCTATGCAGCGTATTGACCCTCTTGCCAGCATAGGTTTTAATAAATTGCCCGCATCTAAAGAGCTTCCATTATTAGACCCTGCTCCAATAATGGTATGAATTTCATCGATAAATAAAATTGCTGAAGGTAGTTCTTTAATTTTATTTATCACTTGTTTTAATCTCTCTTCGAAGTCTCCTCTATATTTTGTTCCAGCAACCAAGGATCCCATATCTAAAGAATATATAACAGATCCTTTTAAAGCCTTGTTAACTTTTTCTGTGGCTAATAGTGAAGATAGTCCTTCAACGATAGCAGTTTTACCGACTCCTGGTTCCCCTACTATTAAAGGGTTGTTTTTATTGCGTCTGCATAGAACTTCAATCACTCTTTCTATTTCTGTATCTCGACCAATTAAGCTATCAACTTTTTTTGCTAATGCCATTTCATTAAGATTAATACAATATTTGTTTAAAATATTAGTATCGTC is from Rickettsiales bacterium and encodes:
- a CDS encoding Bax inhibitor-1/YccA family protein; its protein translation is MNFTKYNASAETSVKYDEGLRAYMLQIFNFMTLALAITGVVSYVAGNSQAFLSMLYTQSNTGMNLSLTGWVVMLAPLFMVFFLSAKIHTMSVQSAQLVFWAYSALMGLSLAPIFLAYTGESIARTFFVTASVFGAMSIYGYTTKKDLTAFGSFLMMGVIGILLASVVNMFMASSALSFAISVIGVLVFTGLTAYDVQALKNIYLQSAGMDREITTKIAIHGALRLYLDFINLFIMLLRLFGGRRD
- a CDS encoding DMT family transporter, whose protein sequence is MSSKNHLYKNTNGIFLMLVNAFATSMLYVIIKYLTENIASNQVVFFYKFLVLAVVIPWVLYDGIGCIKTKKLKLHLVRGFVSTLAALLFFYGLSKVSVASATALNKMEPVLLMIIGALYFNEKLSKIRVTTVILSCIGMLFVVYPLIEITDNGLNLPLFDGSEAPEFNYNYLIILAAVVLWTINSSIVKTLGKTESNRTQLFYVSLISVLVSFPAAIFSWETQTISGIDILWINDVNPFTTLTPQLTGLLICAAMLHFMHVACYFQSLKIAEMSVVVPFDYTRLVFGGILGYCFFGTIPNFSSNIGYCLILGSGIYLLSAEARHKKKLAKLVHGV
- a CDS encoding AAA family ATPase, giving the protein MLSKTLESTLNYALNLAKEYKHEYATLEHLLMALIEDNDARKALLSCKVNLDSLTRSLDNFLSDDLQTMILKTIKESKPTARFQRVIHKASMNANKTSKHKINGADILAEIFSEQDSYAVLFLTKHKVTPRAIEKYTKQDIINSSDSINLSTIEHKTQKKSIDDDTNILNKYCINLNEMALAKKVDSLIGRDTEIERVIEVLCRRNKNNPLIVGEPGVGKTAIVEGLSSLLATEKVNKALKGSVIYSLDMGSLVAGTKYRGDFEERLKQVINKIKELPSAILFIDEIHTIIGAGSNNGSSLDAGNLLKPMLARGSIRCIGSTTFKEYQNHFEKDAALARRFQKVVIDEPSYKVAIEMLKGLKSFYENHHNVKYEDDAIEAAVILSDRYINDKRLPDKAIDVMDEAGARIKLNKKNPNDKAAVTENDIENIIAKIVHIPPKTISKDESETIQGLEDELRSQIFGQDRAIEELVDAIKLEKAGLRDHAKPIGCYLFSGPTGVGKTRLSQALAKALSMELHRFDMSEYMEKHSVSRLIGSPPGYVGFDQGGLLTDKVRKHPHSVVLLDEIEKAHPDIHNLLLQLMDYGRLTDSNGIAVNFCNSIVILTTNAGAASLNKNKMGFSELKQMVNNSKESNEHINRTFSPEFRNRLDAIIEFSPLSEEAIDKIISQYFVNLSEQLAEKDITITVDDTAKEYLSDIGFDKYRGARELERIIDKKIKQSLADEIIAGTLTKGGAVHIGLNTEINKLKFNYLEMAT